The following proteins come from a genomic window of Malus domestica chromosome 02, GDT2T_hap1:
- the LOC103407255 gene encoding heme A synthase COX15 isoform X1, with protein sequence MFRSRVVGLFLKNNGKALYNIKGTTPSRVLNEESFRLLSTGVTRKCLDGFRSLPKGNYVPSIRNMSTVASVGIQNKEGLKLLVNGGPHAQKMVGIWLFGSAAWVFSMVILGGITRLTRSGLSMTDWKFTGGLPPLSDEDWLLEFEKYKQSPEYKRVNRGMSIDDFKFIYWMEYAHRMWGRALGIMFALPFSYFLRKGYITLQLGARLSTLFALGAGQGLIGWWMVKSGLEEPPSEYAQPRVSPYRLAAHLTSAFAIYCGLLWTGLSVVMPEPPAESLAWVRGAAKVKQLALPVSLLVGVTAVSGAFVAGNDAGHAYNTFPKMGDTWIPEDVFEMKPLIRNFFENTSTVQLDHRILATATLFSIGALWWSTRKFDIHPAVRSLIGSAVGMAGLQVTLGISTLLSYVPVELGTAHQAGALTLLTLMILLNHTLRRPSAPLLKSLPQVTKTI encoded by the exons ATGTTTCGGAGTCGAGTGGTAGGGTTGTTTTTGAAGAACAATGGCAAGGCTCTGTACAATATCAAAGGAACGACGCCGTCTAGGGTTCTGAATGAGGAGTCCTTCAGATTACTCTCAACGGGAGTCACAAGGAAATGCTTGGATGGCTTTCGATCCTTGCCCAAG GGTAACTATGTACCATCTATAAGGAATATGTCCACTGTGGCTTCCGTAGGCATTCAAAATAAGGAGGGATTGAAGCTTCTTGTAAATGGAGGACCTCATGCTCAGAAAATGGTTGGCATTTGGCTTTTTGGCTCTGCTGCATGGGTTTTTAGTATGGTGATACTTGGCGGTATTACACGACTTACACGATCTGGTCTTTCAATGACTGATTGGAAATTTACTGGGGGTCTCCCGCCTCTCTCAGATGAGGATTGGCTACTTGAGTTTGAGAAGTACAAGCAGTCCCCGGAGTATAAGCG TGTAAATCGAGGGATGAGTATTGACGATTTCAAATTTATCTATTGGATGGAATATGCACATCGTATGTGGGGAAGGGCACTGGGTATTATGTTTGCCTTGccattctcatattttcttcgTAAGGGGTATATTACCTTACAGCTTGGAGCGAGACTCTCGACTCTTTTTGCCCTTGGTGCTGGGCAGGGTTTAATTGGCTGGTGGATGGTTAAAAGTGGTTTAGAG GAGCCACCATCTGAGTATGCTCAGCCAAGAGTAAGCCCTTACCGTCTTGCAGCTCATCTTACTTCAGCCTTTGCTATATATTGTGGCCTTTTATGGACTGGTCTTTCTGTTGTCATGCCCGAACCACCTGCTGAATCTCTAGCTTGGGTACGTGGGGCAGCAAAGGTGAAGCAACTTGCTCTCCCTGTAAGCTTACTTGTTGGAGTAACTGCTGTCTCAGGAGCATTTGTTGCCGGGAATGATGCT GGGCATGCCTATAATACTTTTCCAAAGATGGGGGATACATGGATCCCAGAGGATGTGTTTGAAATGAAGCCACTCATCCGGAACTTCTTCGAGAATACATCTACTGTGCAG CTTGACCATCGCATCCTTGCAACTGCAACTTTGTTCTCAATCGGTGCTTTATGGTGGTCAACAAGGAAGTTTGACATCCATCCGGCAGTTCGATCTTTGATTGGAAGTGCTGTTGGCATGGCTGGCCTTCAG GTCACTCTGGGGATATCTACACTGCTGTCCTATGTGCCTGTGGAGCTTGGCACAGCGCATCAAGCCGGGGCTTTGACTCTCTTGACACTAATGATCCTTCTCAATCACACCTTGCGTAGGCCATCGGCGCCCCTTCTCAAATCACTACCTCAAGTTACAAAGACAATCTAG
- the LOC103407255 gene encoding heme A synthase COX15 isoform X2, producing the protein MSTVASVGIQNKEGLKLLVNGGPHAQKMVGIWLFGSAAWVFSMVILGGITRLTRSGLSMTDWKFTGGLPPLSDEDWLLEFEKYKQSPEYKRVNRGMSIDDFKFIYWMEYAHRMWGRALGIMFALPFSYFLRKGYITLQLGARLSTLFALGAGQGLIGWWMVKSGLEEPPSEYAQPRVSPYRLAAHLTSAFAIYCGLLWTGLSVVMPEPPAESLAWVRGAAKVKQLALPVSLLVGVTAVSGAFVAGNDAGHAYNTFPKMGDTWIPEDVFEMKPLIRNFFENTSTVQLDHRILATATLFSIGALWWSTRKFDIHPAVRSLIGSAVGMAGLQVTLGISTLLSYVPVELGTAHQAGALTLLTLMILLNHTLRRPSAPLLKSLPQVTKTI; encoded by the exons ATGTCCACTGTGGCTTCCGTAGGCATTCAAAATAAGGAGGGATTGAAGCTTCTTGTAAATGGAGGACCTCATGCTCAGAAAATGGTTGGCATTTGGCTTTTTGGCTCTGCTGCATGGGTTTTTAGTATGGTGATACTTGGCGGTATTACACGACTTACACGATCTGGTCTTTCAATGACTGATTGGAAATTTACTGGGGGTCTCCCGCCTCTCTCAGATGAGGATTGGCTACTTGAGTTTGAGAAGTACAAGCAGTCCCCGGAGTATAAGCG TGTAAATCGAGGGATGAGTATTGACGATTTCAAATTTATCTATTGGATGGAATATGCACATCGTATGTGGGGAAGGGCACTGGGTATTATGTTTGCCTTGccattctcatattttcttcgTAAGGGGTATATTACCTTACAGCTTGGAGCGAGACTCTCGACTCTTTTTGCCCTTGGTGCTGGGCAGGGTTTAATTGGCTGGTGGATGGTTAAAAGTGGTTTAGAG GAGCCACCATCTGAGTATGCTCAGCCAAGAGTAAGCCCTTACCGTCTTGCAGCTCATCTTACTTCAGCCTTTGCTATATATTGTGGCCTTTTATGGACTGGTCTTTCTGTTGTCATGCCCGAACCACCTGCTGAATCTCTAGCTTGGGTACGTGGGGCAGCAAAGGTGAAGCAACTTGCTCTCCCTGTAAGCTTACTTGTTGGAGTAACTGCTGTCTCAGGAGCATTTGTTGCCGGGAATGATGCT GGGCATGCCTATAATACTTTTCCAAAGATGGGGGATACATGGATCCCAGAGGATGTGTTTGAAATGAAGCCACTCATCCGGAACTTCTTCGAGAATACATCTACTGTGCAG CTTGACCATCGCATCCTTGCAACTGCAACTTTGTTCTCAATCGGTGCTTTATGGTGGTCAACAAGGAAGTTTGACATCCATCCGGCAGTTCGATCTTTGATTGGAAGTGCTGTTGGCATGGCTGGCCTTCAG GTCACTCTGGGGATATCTACACTGCTGTCCTATGTGCCTGTGGAGCTTGGCACAGCGCATCAAGCCGGGGCTTTGACTCTCTTGACACTAATGATCCTTCTCAATCACACCTTGCGTAGGCCATCGGCGCCCCTTCTCAAATCACTACCTCAAGTTACAAAGACAATCTAG